The Mycolicibacterium mageritense genome contains a region encoding:
- a CDS encoding argininosuccinate synthase produces MSERVILAYSGGLDTSVAISWIGKETGREVVAVAIDLGQGGEDMEVVRQRALDCGAVEAVVVDARDEFADEYCLPTIQSNALYMDRYPLVSAISRPLIVKHLVKAAREHGGGIVAHGCTGKGNDQVRFEVGFASLAPDLEVLAPVRDYAWTREKAIAFAEENAIPINVTKRSPFSIDQNVWGRAVETGFLEHLWNAPTKDVYDYTEDPTVNWSTPDEVIVGFEKGVPVSIDGRPVTVLEAIVELNRRAGAQGVGRLDVVEDRLVGIKSREIYEAPGAMVLITAHTELEHVTLERELGRFKRGTDQKWGELVYDGLWYSPLKRALEAFVAHTQEHVTGEIRLVLHGGHIAVNGRRSAESLYDFNLATYDEGDSFDQSSAKGFVHVHGLSSKISAKRDLGL; encoded by the coding sequence ATGTCCGAGCGCGTCATCCTGGCGTATTCCGGCGGTCTGGACACCTCGGTGGCGATCAGCTGGATCGGCAAGGAAACCGGCCGTGAGGTCGTCGCCGTCGCCATCGACCTCGGCCAGGGCGGCGAGGACATGGAGGTCGTACGGCAGCGGGCGCTGGATTGCGGCGCCGTCGAGGCGGTCGTGGTCGATGCCCGCGACGAGTTCGCCGACGAGTACTGCCTGCCGACCATCCAGTCCAATGCGCTCTACATGGACCGCTACCCGCTGGTGTCGGCCATCAGCCGGCCGCTGATCGTCAAGCACCTGGTCAAGGCGGCGCGCGAACACGGCGGCGGCATCGTCGCGCACGGCTGCACCGGCAAGGGCAACGACCAGGTGCGGTTCGAGGTCGGATTCGCTTCGCTGGCACCCGATCTCGAGGTGCTCGCCCCGGTTCGCGACTACGCCTGGACCCGGGAGAAGGCCATCGCGTTCGCCGAGGAGAACGCCATCCCGATCAACGTCACCAAGCGCTCGCCGTTCTCGATCGACCAGAACGTGTGGGGCCGCGCGGTGGAGACCGGGTTCCTGGAGCACCTGTGGAACGCGCCCACCAAGGACGTCTACGACTACACCGAAGACCCCACGGTCAACTGGAGCACGCCCGACGAGGTGATCGTCGGCTTCGAGAAGGGCGTGCCGGTCTCGATCGACGGCAGGCCCGTCACGGTGCTCGAGGCCATCGTGGAGCTCAACCGGCGCGCCGGTGCGCAGGGCGTCGGCCGGCTCGACGTCGTCGAGGACCGGTTGGTCGGCATCAAGAGCCGCGAGATCTACGAGGCGCCGGGCGCGATGGTGCTCATCACCGCACACACCGAACTCGAGCACGTCACGCTCGAACGCGAACTCGGCCGGTTCAAGCGCGGCACCGATCAGAAGTGGGGCGAGCTGGTGTACGACGGCCTGTGGTACTCGCCGCTCAAGCGGGCCCTGGAGGCGTTCGTCGCGCACACGCAGGAGCACGTGACCGGCGAGATCCGGCTTGTGCTGCACGGCGGGCACATCGCCGTCAACGGCCGCCGCAGCGCGGAGTCGCTTTACGACTTCAACCTCGCCACCTACGACGAGGGCGACAGCTTCGACCAGTCCTCGGCCAAGGGCTTCGTGCACGTGCACGGGCTCTCGTCGAAGATCTCGGCCAAGCGCGACCTGGGCCTGTAA
- a CDS encoding arginine repressor, which translates to MSSPTRVGRQARIVSLLSAHAVSSQTELAALLAADGIEVTQATLSRDLEELGAVKLRGADGGVGVYVVPEDGSPVRGVSGGTERVTKLLGELLVSTDASANMAVLRTPPGAAHYLASAIDRAALPQVVGTIAGDDTIFVIAREPMTGAELAIMFENLK; encoded by the coding sequence ATGAGCTCGCCGACCCGGGTAGGCCGCCAGGCCCGCATAGTCTCGCTGCTGTCCGCCCACGCGGTCAGCAGCCAGACCGAGCTGGCCGCCCTGCTCGCCGCCGACGGCATCGAGGTCACCCAGGCCACGCTGTCGCGGGATCTCGAAGAGCTCGGGGCGGTGAAGCTGCGCGGCGCCGACGGCGGGGTCGGCGTCTACGTCGTGCCCGAGGACGGCAGCCCGGTCCGCGGTGTGTCCGGTGGCACCGAGCGGGTCACCAAGCTGCTCGGCGAGCTGCTGGTTTCCACCGACGCGAGCGCCAACATGGCGGTGCTGCGCACTCCGCCCGGGGCCGCGCACTACCTGGCCAGTGCCATCGACCGGGCCGCGTTGCCCCAGGTTGTCGGGACGATTGCCGGTGATGACACCATCTTCGTGATAGCGCGCGAGCCGATGACCGGTGCCGAGCTCGCGATCATGTTCGAAAACTTGAAGTGA
- the argF gene encoding ornithine carbamoyltransferase, with the protein MTRHFLRDDDLTPDEQAEVLALAAELKKAPFSRRPLEGPHGVAVIFEKNSTRTRFSFEMGIAQLGGHAVVVDGRSTQLGREETLEDTGAVLSRYVDAIVWRTFAQERLTAMATGASVPIVNALSDEFHPCQVLADLQTLTERKGALPGLRMTYLGDGANNMAHSLMLGGVTAGIHVTIAAPAGFAPDPQFVDAARKRAAETGASVTVTDDPRAAAEGVDVLVTDAWTSMGQENDGLDRVRPFRPFQVNSELLKLADPEAVVLHCLPAHRGHEITDEVIDGPQSAVFDEAENRLHAQKAMLVWLLERS; encoded by the coding sequence ATGACCAGACATTTCCTGCGCGACGACGACCTCACGCCCGACGAGCAGGCCGAGGTGCTGGCGCTGGCCGCCGAGCTCAAGAAGGCCCCCTTCAGCCGCCGGCCCCTGGAAGGCCCGCACGGCGTCGCGGTGATCTTCGAGAAGAACTCGACCAGAACCCGGTTCTCGTTCGAGATGGGTATCGCCCAACTCGGCGGGCACGCCGTCGTGGTCGACGGCCGCAGCACCCAGTTGGGCCGCGAGGAAACGCTCGAAGACACCGGTGCGGTGCTGTCGCGCTACGTCGACGCCATCGTGTGGCGCACCTTCGCGCAGGAACGCCTGACCGCCATGGCAACTGGCGCCTCCGTCCCGATCGTCAACGCGCTGTCCGACGAATTCCACCCGTGCCAGGTGCTTGCGGACCTGCAGACCCTGACCGAGCGCAAGGGCGCGCTGCCGGGGCTGCGGATGACGTACCTGGGTGACGGCGCCAACAACATGGCGCACTCGTTGATGCTCGGTGGAGTGACCGCGGGCATCCACGTCACCATCGCTGCGCCCGCAGGCTTCGCGCCCGATCCGCAGTTCGTCGACGCGGCCCGTAAGCGTGCCGCCGAGACCGGCGCGTCGGTGACCGTGACCGACGATCCGCGCGCGGCCGCCGAAGGGGTCGATGTGCTGGTGACCGACGCCTGGACGTCGATGGGACAGGAGAACGACGGCCTGGACCGGGTCCGCCCGTTCCGCCCGTTCCAGGTCAACAGCGAGCTGCTGAAGCTTGCTGATCCGGAAGCCGTTGTGTTGCACTGCCTTCCGGCCCACCGCGGGCACGAGATCACCGACGAGGTGATCGACGGTCCACAGAGTGCGGTGTTCGACGAGGCCGAGAACCGGCTGCATGCGCAGAAGGCGATGTTGGTCTGGTTGTTGGAACGATCATGA
- a CDS encoding acetylornithine transaminase: MTLQDRWEAVMMNNYGTPPLALVSGEGAVVTDADGRQYLDLLGGIAVNLLGHRNPAVIAAVTSQLNTLGHTSNLYATEPGIALAEALVGHLGSQARVFFCNSGTEANEVAFKITRLTGKTNVVAAQGAFHGRTMGSLALTGQPAKQAPFEPLPGNVTHVPYGDVDALAAAVDDTTAAVFLEPIMGEGGVVVPPAGYLAKAREITSRHGALLVLDEVQTGVGRTGAFYAHQHDGITPDIVTLAKGLGGGLPIGACLALGATGDLLTPGLHGSTFGGNPVCTAAALAVLKELADGDLVNRAGVLGKTLSHGIEELGHPLVDHVRGKGLLQGVVLTAPGAKAVEAAARDAGFLVNAAAPDVIRLAPPLIITEDQIGQFITALPAVLDKGTE, translated from the coding sequence ATGACGCTGCAGGACCGCTGGGAAGCGGTGATGATGAACAACTACGGCACTCCGCCGCTGGCTCTGGTCAGCGGGGAGGGTGCGGTGGTCACCGACGCGGACGGCAGGCAGTACCTCGACCTGCTCGGCGGGATCGCGGTCAACCTGCTCGGGCACCGCAATCCGGCTGTCATCGCGGCCGTGACCAGTCAGCTCAACACCCTCGGGCACACCTCGAATCTGTATGCCACCGAACCGGGTATCGCGTTGGCTGAGGCGCTTGTCGGGCACCTCGGTTCGCAGGCCAGGGTGTTCTTCTGCAACTCCGGCACCGAGGCCAACGAGGTTGCCTTCAAGATCACCCGGCTCACCGGGAAGACGAATGTCGTTGCCGCCCAAGGCGCCTTCCACGGCCGGACGATGGGTTCGCTGGCGCTGACGGGCCAGCCCGCCAAGCAGGCCCCGTTCGAACCGTTGCCGGGCAACGTCACGCATGTGCCCTACGGCGACGTCGATGCCCTCGCCGCGGCGGTCGACGACACCACTGCGGCCGTATTCCTCGAACCGATCATGGGGGAGGGCGGCGTCGTCGTCCCACCCGCCGGATACCTTGCCAAGGCCCGCGAGATCACGTCGCGACACGGTGCGCTGCTCGTGCTCGACGAAGTGCAGACCGGGGTCGGCCGGACCGGCGCCTTCTACGCCCATCAACACGACGGCATCACGCCCGACATCGTGACACTGGCCAAAGGCCTGGGCGGCGGGCTGCCGATCGGTGCGTGCCTGGCCCTCGGTGCGACGGGTGACCTGCTGACCCCGGGCCTGCACGGCAGCACGTTCGGCGGCAACCCGGTGTGCACCGCGGCCGCCCTCGCGGTGCTCAAGGAATTGGCCGACGGCGATCTGGTCAACCGGGCCGGCGTGCTCGGCAAGACGTTGAGCCACGGCATCGAGGAACTCGGCCATCCACTGGTCGATCATGTGCGTGGCAAGGGTCTGCTGCAGGGCGTGGTCCTGACCGCGCCCGGCGCCAAGGCCGTCGAGGCCGCAGCCCGCGATGCCGGTTTCCTGGTGAACGCGGCAGCACCCGACGTCATCCGGCTCGCGCCACCGTTGATCATCACCGAAGACCAGATCGGCCAGTTCATCACCGCGCTGCCCGCGGTACTCGACAAGGGGACGGAATGA
- the argB gene encoding acetylglutamate kinase: MTGIDTATKAKVLSAALPWLKELHGKIVVVKYGGNAMTDDVLKTAFADDMVFLRNCGIHPVVVHGGGPQISAMLKRLGIEGDFKGGFRVTTPEVLDVARMVLFGQVGRELVGLINAHGGYAVGVTGEDAQLFTAVRRSVNVDGVATDIGLVGDVDHVNAGSLLDLIAAGRIPVVSTIAPDADGVVHNINADTAAAALAEALGAEKLLMLTDVEGLYTDWPDRNSLVSEIDSAALAQLLPRLESGMVPKIEACLRAVAGGVPSAHVIDGRVEHCVLVELFTDEGTGTKVVKE, translated from the coding sequence GTGACGGGCATCGACACCGCGACCAAGGCCAAGGTGCTGTCGGCGGCCTTGCCCTGGCTCAAAGAGCTGCACGGCAAGATCGTCGTCGTCAAATACGGCGGCAATGCCATGACCGACGATGTGCTCAAGACCGCGTTCGCCGACGACATGGTGTTCCTGCGCAACTGCGGCATTCACCCCGTCGTGGTGCACGGTGGCGGCCCGCAGATCAGCGCGATGCTCAAACGGCTCGGCATCGAGGGCGATTTCAAGGGCGGATTCCGGGTCACCACACCGGAAGTCCTCGATGTCGCGCGGATGGTGCTGTTCGGTCAGGTCGGCCGGGAACTGGTCGGTCTGATCAACGCGCACGGAGGCTACGCGGTCGGCGTCACGGGCGAGGACGCCCAGCTGTTCACCGCGGTGCGCCGCAGCGTCAACGTCGACGGCGTGGCGACCGACATCGGCCTGGTGGGCGACGTCGACCACGTCAACGCCGGATCACTGCTGGATCTCATTGCGGCGGGCCGCATTCCGGTGGTGTCGACCATCGCGCCCGACGCCGACGGCGTGGTGCACAACATCAACGCCGATACCGCCGCGGCCGCGCTGGCCGAGGCGCTCGGTGCGGAAAAGCTGCTGATGCTCACCGATGTGGAAGGCCTCTACACCGATTGGCCTGACCGCAATTCGCTGGTCAGCGAGATCGACAGCGCGGCCCTGGCGCAGCTTTTGCCACGGCTGGAATCGGGCATGGTGCCCAAGATCGAAGCGTGTTTGCGGGCCGTGGCGGGCGGCGTGCCCAGCGCCCACGTGATCGACGGCCGGGTCGAACATTGCGTACTGGTCGAGCTTTTCACCGACGAGGGAACCGGGACCAAGGTGGTCAAAGAATGA
- the argJ gene encoding bifunctional glutamate N-acetyltransferase/amino-acid acetyltransferase ArgJ, translated as MTWKLVRKQGVTAPEGFRATGISAGIKASGALDLALVFNEGPDYAAAGVFTRNQIKAAPVQWSQQVLTTGRLRAVILNSGGANACTGAPGFQDTHATAEAVAAALSDWGTETGAIEVAVCSTGLIGDRLPMDRVLAGVTEIVHEMAGGLTGGEEAARAIMTTDTVPKQVALHHQGNWTVGGMAKGAGMLAPSLATMLVVITTDAVADAGALNTALTRAAAKTFDRLDVDGSCSTNDTVLLLSSGASEIAPSQDELDAAVLAVCDDLCAQLQADAEGVTKRVVITVTGAASEDEAVVAARAVARDSLVKTAMFGSDPNWGRVLAAVGIAPVTLDPQRISVSFNGTPVCIDGAGAPGARDVDLSGADIEVVIDLAAGSAQAAIRTTDLSHGYVEENSAYSS; from the coding sequence GTGACGTGGAAGCTCGTTCGCAAGCAGGGTGTGACGGCGCCTGAGGGGTTCCGGGCCACCGGAATCTCGGCCGGTATCAAGGCATCCGGCGCGTTGGACCTCGCGCTGGTGTTCAACGAGGGGCCCGATTACGCGGCCGCGGGTGTGTTCACCCGCAACCAGATCAAGGCCGCCCCGGTGCAGTGGTCGCAGCAGGTGCTCACCACCGGGCGCCTGCGCGCGGTCATCCTCAACTCGGGTGGCGCCAACGCGTGCACCGGCGCACCGGGTTTTCAGGACACGCACGCCACCGCCGAGGCCGTCGCGGCGGCACTGTCGGATTGGGGCACCGAGACCGGGGCCATCGAGGTCGCGGTGTGCTCGACCGGCCTGATCGGCGACCGCCTGCCGATGGACAGGGTGCTGGCGGGTGTGACCGAGATCGTGCACGAGATGGCGGGCGGGCTGACGGGCGGTGAGGAAGCCGCCAGGGCCATCATGACCACCGACACCGTGCCGAAACAGGTTGCGCTGCACCATCAGGGCAACTGGACAGTCGGCGGCATGGCCAAAGGTGCGGGCATGCTCGCGCCGTCGCTGGCCACCATGCTGGTCGTGATCACCACCGATGCGGTCGCCGATGCGGGCGCGCTCAACACGGCGTTGACCCGTGCCGCAGCCAAGACCTTCGACCGGCTCGACGTCGACGGCAGCTGTTCCACCAACGACACCGTGCTGCTGTTGTCGTCGGGCGCCAGTGAGATCGCGCCCAGCCAGGACGAACTGGACGCCGCGGTGCTGGCGGTGTGCGACGACCTGTGCGCCCAGCTGCAGGCCGACGCCGAAGGCGTCACCAAGCGCGTCGTCATCACCGTGACCGGCGCGGCCTCCGAGGACGAGGCGGTTGTCGCCGCGCGCGCCGTTGCCCGCGACAGCCTGGTCAAGACCGCGATGTTCGGTTCCGACCCCAACTGGGGCCGGGTGCTTGCCGCGGTGGGGATCGCGCCGGTGACCCTCGACCCGCAACGGATCAGCGTGTCGTTCAACGGAACACCGGTGTGCATCGATGGCGCCGGGGCGCCCGGTGCACGCGACGTGGACCTGTCCGGTGCGGACATCGAGGTGGTCATCGACCTGGCGGCGGGATCCGCGCAGGCCGCCATCCGGACCACCGACCTGTCCCACGGGTACGTCGAAGAGAACTCGGCCTACAGCTCGTGA
- the argC gene encoding N-acetyl-gamma-glutamyl-phosphate reductase — MTSVAVAGASGYAGGEILRLLLGHPAYADGRLTIGALTAAASAGTSVAEHHPHLLPLASRVLQNTDADVLAGHDVVFLGLPHGHSAALAEQLGPDTLIIDCGADFRLTDAADWERFYGSTHAGSWPYGLPELPGARDKLRDTKRIAVPGCYPTAALLALLPAVAEELVEPAVTVVAVSGASGAGRSAKVDLLGSEVIGSARAYNIGGKHRHTPEIAQGLRAVTDRDVTVSFTPVLIPTARGILATCTARTQASLSEVRAAYEKFYDAEPFVHLLPEGQLPKTGSVIGSNAAQLAVAVDEQAKTLVAVAAIDNLTKGTGGAAVQSMNLALGWPETEGLSIVGVAP, encoded by the coding sequence ATGACCTCAGTAGCTGTAGCCGGTGCCAGCGGCTACGCGGGTGGCGAGATTCTGCGACTGCTTCTCGGCCACCCCGCCTACGCCGACGGCCGGCTGACCATCGGGGCGCTGACCGCGGCTGCTAGCGCGGGAACCAGCGTGGCCGAACACCATCCGCACCTGTTGCCACTGGCGTCGCGCGTGCTGCAGAACACCGACGCCGACGTGCTGGCCGGTCATGACGTGGTGTTCCTGGGGCTGCCGCACGGCCATTCCGCCGCGCTGGCCGAACAGCTCGGGCCCGACACCCTGATCATCGACTGCGGCGCCGACTTCCGGCTCACCGACGCCGCCGACTGGGAACGTTTCTACGGTTCGACCCATGCCGGCAGCTGGCCCTACGGGCTGCCTGAACTGCCCGGCGCCCGGGACAAGTTGCGCGACACCAAGCGGATCGCGGTGCCCGGGTGTTATCCGACCGCGGCCCTGCTGGCGCTGCTGCCCGCGGTCGCAGAGGAGCTCGTCGAGCCGGCCGTGACCGTCGTCGCGGTCAGCGGCGCCTCGGGAGCAGGCAGGTCGGCCAAGGTCGACCTGCTCGGCTCCGAGGTGATCGGATCGGCGCGCGCCTACAACATCGGCGGCAAGCACCGGCACACCCCGGAGATCGCCCAGGGGCTGCGGGCGGTCACCGACAGGGACGTCACCGTCTCGTTCACGCCCGTGCTGATCCCGACCGCGCGCGGCATCCTGGCCACCTGCACGGCCCGCACGCAGGCATCGCTCTCGGAGGTCCGCGCCGCATACGAAAAGTTCTATGACGCAGAGCCGTTCGTCCACCTGCTGCCCGAGGGGCAACTGCCCAAGACCGGTTCGGTGATCGGCAGCAACGCCGCGCAACTGGCGGTCGCGGTAGATGAGCAGGCGAAGACCCTGGTCGCCGTTGCCGCCATCGACAACCTCACCAAGGGCACGGGTGGCGCCGCTGTCCAGTCGATGAACCTGGCCCTTGGCTGGCCCGAAACCGAAGGACTGTCGATCGTGGGAGTGGCACCGTGA
- a CDS encoding acetate--CoA ligase family protein, producing MRPPTTRPFAESLINPHAIAIVGASDNPKKTTARPQQFLQRAGYRGNAYFINPTRDTVQGAKAWPTLSSLPEVPEHVYIMTGAEAAIAAVRECAHLGVPVATVLSAGFAEDGPVGQDREDRLRAAAAEGPTRVIGPSSLGVVNPRTGVMLTGNAAFGEPNLPAGGVFVASQSGSVIGSLLSRALGRGIGFAGLVSTGGEADLSLGSLCEAMIADPGVTSFALFLESLRHAEDLAAFARAAAEAGKPVAVYKLGRSDEAAALAVSHTGALAGEDSEADAFFRACGFARIYNFESLVEAPALLERIPATAPTTPRVGVITTTGGGAAIMVDQLALRGLNIVGPSANLVARMAEAEVIIPHSLIADLGLDGARHDIVTNALTLMQDSGEFDVIVFVIGSSARLNPELAVQAIAERGNHAVPIVASALPEAPEAAALLNSSGVPAFRTPESCADVVAAAFSRRPTTVGDTAQFAANAAAPAQTLDEQASAALLGRLGVTFPESVAVSVQELEDVSISVEFPAVVKVLSDQLPHKSDVGGVVLNVADITGVREAARTIVRNVAAQRSAVTVDRVLVQQMARKGIAEALIGYRVSRDVGPMVVLSTGGVLAEIFADTSVRLAPVTIDVAHEMIREVKGLAVITGYRGLPEGDVDALASTIVAMSRLAVTNTEVLEAEINPVSIGAKGCGVLALDALVSTSVSESVDTRRADAALAHR from the coding sequence ATGCGCCCACCCACCACCCGACCGTTTGCCGAGTCCTTGATCAATCCGCACGCGATCGCGATAGTCGGAGCTTCCGACAATCCGAAGAAGACGACCGCGCGGCCCCAGCAGTTCCTGCAGCGGGCCGGCTATCGCGGTAATGCGTACTTCATCAACCCGACTCGCGATACCGTGCAGGGCGCCAAAGCGTGGCCCACGCTGTCGTCGCTGCCCGAGGTGCCCGAGCACGTCTACATAATGACTGGGGCCGAAGCGGCCATCGCCGCGGTGCGGGAATGTGCCCACCTCGGAGTACCGGTGGCCACTGTGCTTTCCGCCGGGTTTGCCGAAGACGGTCCGGTTGGGCAGGACCGGGAGGATCGACTGCGAGCGGCAGCAGCTGAGGGCCCCACGCGGGTGATCGGACCGAGCAGCCTGGGCGTGGTGAACCCGCGTACCGGCGTGATGCTGACCGGTAATGCTGCGTTCGGAGAGCCCAACCTGCCCGCCGGTGGGGTGTTCGTCGCTTCACAGTCGGGCAGTGTGATCGGGTCGCTCCTGAGCCGGGCCCTCGGCCGCGGCATCGGCTTCGCCGGACTCGTGTCGACCGGCGGTGAAGCGGACCTGTCACTGGGATCGCTGTGTGAAGCGATGATCGCCGATCCTGGTGTCACCTCCTTTGCCTTGTTCCTGGAGTCATTGCGGCACGCCGAGGATCTGGCGGCGTTCGCGCGCGCGGCAGCCGAGGCGGGGAAGCCGGTCGCAGTGTACAAACTTGGTCGTTCGGACGAGGCTGCGGCACTGGCGGTTTCGCACACCGGCGCGCTTGCCGGCGAGGACAGTGAAGCCGACGCGTTCTTCCGAGCATGCGGATTTGCCCGGATCTACAACTTCGAGTCGCTGGTCGAGGCGCCGGCCTTGCTGGAGCGCATCCCGGCTACCGCGCCCACGACGCCGCGCGTCGGGGTCATCACCACAACCGGCGGCGGTGCGGCCATCATGGTCGACCAGCTGGCCCTGCGCGGGCTGAACATCGTTGGACCCAGCGCCAACTTGGTCGCGCGGATGGCCGAAGCCGAAGTGATCATTCCGCACAGCCTGATCGCCGATTTGGGACTCGACGGCGCACGACACGACATCGTGACCAACGCACTGACTCTGATGCAAGACAGTGGCGAGTTCGACGTCATCGTCTTCGTCATCGGATCCTCGGCCCGGTTGAACCCCGAGCTGGCCGTGCAAGCGATCGCCGAGCGCGGAAATCATGCCGTGCCGATCGTTGCATCTGCGTTGCCCGAAGCCCCCGAAGCGGCAGCGCTGCTCAACAGCTCGGGAGTACCGGCGTTTCGCACCCCTGAGTCATGCGCCGACGTTGTCGCTGCCGCGTTCAGTCGTCGGCCGACCACCGTCGGCGACACGGCCCAGTTCGCCGCGAATGCTGCTGCTCCGGCGCAGACACTGGACGAACAAGCGTCGGCGGCCCTGCTCGGCCGACTCGGTGTCACCTTCCCCGAATCGGTAGCGGTGTCAGTGCAGGAACTCGAAGATGTGTCGATTTCCGTCGAATTTCCAGCGGTCGTAAAGGTTCTTTCCGACCAGCTGCCTCACAAAAGCGACGTTGGCGGTGTCGTGTTGAACGTCGCCGACATTACCGGAGTCCGGGAAGCGGCGCGCACGATTGTGAGAAATGTTGCGGCACAACGCTCTGCCGTCACGGTGGACCGTGTTCTGGTACAGCAGATGGCACGCAAGGGCATCGCTGAGGCGCTTATCGGCTATCGGGTCAGCCGTGATGTCGGGCCCATGGTGGTGCTGTCCACCGGTGGCGTGCTCGCCGAGATCTTTGCCGACACCTCAGTTCGTTTGGCACCCGTCACGATTGACGTCGCCCACGAGATGATCCGCGAGGTGAAGGGCCTAGCCGTGATCACCGGCTATCGCGGTCTGCCCGAAGGTGACGTCGACGCGCTGGCATCGACGATCGTCGCGATGTCGAGACTCGCCGTCACCAACACCGAAGTGCTGGAAGCCGAGATCAACCCGGTCTCGATCGGCGCGAAGGGGTGTGGGGTTCTGGCGTTGGACGCACTGGTAAGCACATCGGTCAGCGAGTCCGTCGACACTCGGCGTGCTGATGCCGCACTCGCCCACCGCTGA
- a CDS encoding acyl-CoA thioesterase, which produces MEESLRQGFAPTFGDESSIPGEVNRDPLVDRLAVRCVADDDASSATFTGRPIAGFDQRTYGGHLLAQATLAATATVQFPRTVTSLHAYFLRMGGKDIDLTYLVNRVRDGRTLSVRSVAISQGDRELAVAQMMFGSQSAHDDGQVYRFEAPHVPGPAELPSLDQRRLLRLPDDGIKLPIRSDWRSASRPLDIRYVDDAMLPKQSGAQRCFWFRAEDIARDAGQNVHRAIMVFASDRSLLPVIAKARGELDTAVRHTTASIDHTLWFHDDVAAGRWYLYAQDSPFSNATNGLARGTIFDEHRRAVASVAQQGLIRL; this is translated from the coding sequence ATGGAGGAGTCTTTGCGGCAGGGTTTCGCCCCGACATTCGGCGATGAGAGCTCAATTCCGGGAGAGGTCAACCGAGACCCTCTCGTGGACCGGCTGGCTGTGCGGTGCGTTGCCGACGACGATGCGTCGTCGGCAACGTTCACCGGAAGACCGATTGCGGGATTCGACCAGCGAACCTACGGCGGTCATCTGTTGGCGCAAGCCACTTTGGCAGCGACCGCGACGGTGCAGTTCCCCCGGACAGTCACCTCGTTGCACGCTTACTTCCTTCGTATGGGCGGCAAAGACATAGATTTGACCTACCTGGTCAACCGCGTGCGCGATGGTCGCACATTGTCCGTCCGCTCAGTGGCGATTTCTCAGGGCGACCGCGAACTCGCGGTCGCCCAGATGATGTTCGGCTCGCAGTCCGCCCACGATGACGGTCAGGTGTACCGATTCGAGGCGCCGCACGTGCCCGGTCCCGCCGAACTCCCCAGCTTGGACCAGCGTCGACTACTCCGCCTACCCGATGACGGAATCAAACTGCCGATTCGGTCTGATTGGCGATCGGCGTCGCGCCCACTGGACATCCGTTACGTCGACGATGCGATGCTGCCGAAACAGTCTGGCGCGCAACGGTGTTTCTGGTTTCGCGCAGAAGACATCGCGCGGGACGCCGGTCAGAACGTGCACCGCGCGATCATGGTGTTCGCCTCCGACCGGTCGTTGTTGCCGGTGATCGCGAAAGCCCGGGGTGAACTTGACACCGCGGTGCGACACACGACGGCAAGTATCGATCACACACTGTGGTTTCACGACGATGTGGCGGCCGGCCGGTGGTATCTCTACGCCCAGGACTCGCCTTTCAGCAACGCCACCAATGGGTTGGCGCGCGGAACCATCTTCGACGAACACCGCCGAGCCGTGGCATCCGTTGCCCAGCAGGGCCTCATCCGGTTGTAA
- a CDS encoding carboxymuconolactone decarboxylase family protein produces the protein MFAARSARAELKEIAVVGTIERNVMRVHPAPVTGEVADRMRKRRGGNLTPLDEALLHSEPFADGWNNLLGAVRTEMALPGDIREMAICRIAELNGAQYEWRAHAPLALREGLTVEQLAALREGGDTAALNELQTLVLQYTDAMTSNVTVADALSDRVHSMLGTRGFVELTGTIAAYNMVSRFLVALHIGQVQEAEESEATA, from the coding sequence GTGTTCGCAGCCCGGTCGGCACGCGCCGAACTGAAGGAGATCGCTGTCGTCGGCACGATCGAAAGGAACGTAATGCGAGTACACCCAGCACCGGTCACCGGAGAAGTCGCCGATCGCATGCGAAAGCGGCGCGGCGGGAATCTCACGCCGCTCGACGAGGCATTGCTGCACAGTGAACCGTTCGCCGATGGTTGGAACAATCTCCTCGGCGCAGTTCGCACCGAGATGGCGCTTCCCGGCGATATTCGGGAGATGGCGATCTGTCGCATCGCCGAACTCAACGGCGCCCAGTACGAATGGCGCGCACACGCGCCGCTAGCACTCCGTGAAGGTCTGACGGTCGAGCAACTCGCGGCATTGCGCGAAGGCGGTGACACGGCAGCCCTGAACGAACTGCAGACGCTTGTATTGCAGTACACCGATGCGATGACAAGCAACGTGACGGTCGCCGATGCACTCAGCGACCGCGTGCACTCCATGTTGGGCACCCGCGGGTTTGTCGAACTGACGGGCACCATCGCCGCATACAACATGGTGTCGCGATTCCTGGTCGCCCTTCATATCGGACAAGTCCAAGAAGCAGAAGAAAGTGAAGCAACAGCATGA